The nucleotide sequence GATATCAAATCACAGCCGATCCACATTTGATCTGCATCTAAAGATAGGGTCTATAGTTCTCACAACAATTCGGGGAGAGCCATGACACGCTATTTACTATGTGCACTCGCGCTATTGATCTGTTCTCCGTCCTATGCCGGTGACGATCCCTCGCTGGAACAGCTGCTTGCTGAGGAAGTGAATGCTGGCGTTTTCATGGGCAATGTACTGATTGCCGATGGTGATGAGGTAATATTCGAGGCCAGCTACGGCAGCGCGAATTTGGAATGGGGCATAGCCAACGCCAGTGATACAAAGTTCCAGATCGGATCGCTTGCCAAGCAGATCAATGCTGCCGCCATTTTGCTCCTGAAGGAGCGAGGTCTTCTTGATTTGGACGACCCGGTAAAGGCTCATTTTCCTAAGGCACCACCTCACTGGGATAGAATAACGCTGCGGCATCTGCTGACCCACACTTCGGGGATCGTCAACATCACCGCGCATTCTGATATCGACCGGCTGGTTAGACTTCCGTTATCCCAGGAAGAGCAATTCGCGCTCTTTATCGAAGAGCCTCTCGAATTCGCGCCGGGCGAGAGGTGGCAATACTCGAATTCCGGCTATCTCGTGCTCGATGCCGTGATCGAAAACGTCAGTGGTGAGACATGGGAAGAGTTCACAACAAGCAATATTTTCGCGCCATTGGGCATGAATGATACAGGTCTTGATGACTTGCGTCGGATTCTGCCAAAGCGCGCCTCCGGCTATAGCCTTTCAGACGGCTTGCTGCGCAATGCCGAGTTTGAGGAGGTCGCGATCCGAAAGGGGGCTGGCGGACTCTATTCGACCACGCACGACCTGCTTAAATGGCAAAGGGGCTTGTTCAACGGGAAACTATTGAGCGCCGCTTCAGTCGATGAAATGATGACGCCCGCTGCAGATGCGATACGAGGTTCCTCCTATGGATTGGGGTTCCTTATTCAAGATGACGACGACGGTCGATTGATTTGGCATCGCGGTTCCAACAACGGGTTTAAGGGCTGGGTCGGTTATGATCCCGATGCAGATATTACTGTGATAATCCTCACAAACATCCGCGATAGCCAATTACTCGATCTTGGCCCGCGTCTTGTGCAGGTGTCGCGGGCGCGGGCCACACCACCGAACTAGTCATTGAAAGACAGGACTAAAGTGAAAGTCGGCAACCCGATCGATCTGCAGGTGAATTCAGTCCTGAGAACTAAGTCTGCAATCGGGTCGTTAGCTGTCTGTCTGCTCCTGGCGCATCGCTAGCTCGGTAAAACAGTCACGAACTGGGGTGGAAAGCGGAGGCAAGTGATAGGAAAAGACCTCGAGACAACAAGCCGAATAGCTGCTTTCAATCACCCAAGGATCGAGTGGCCGGGTCTGAGAGGGACGCTCACGCAAACACCTGACCACAATTACCGATTTCTTCCGAAAACATCGCTGATGGCAAAGTAAGCGTCGACCAAGAAAAACCAGACCTTTATCGCGACCCACAGTGGCGCGATCCAGATAAGATCCGCGTTAGTAACCGGGCGATTTTTGGTGCTGGCAGCGGCGATCGTCTCTTCTCGATCAGGCCTCGCCAAGGCGTCTGAATTCGGCGGTAGTGATGCGAGGCGAATGGCGGACACTGCCGAGCTTGAAATCGGTTCGCTAAATTCTATCCCAATCTGGACGTCAGCTTGGCGTACTACGAGCCCTGAGGCCTTCGAACCGTCGAGTAAGCAGACCCCAACTTTGTCACCGAGCTTGAGATCGCAGCTAGTCATCAACCGCATACCCGATCGGGAGATGTCTAGGATCAACGCTCTAGAGGCGGAACCCTGAGGACATTCAAGAGCCGACTTAAAATGTACGACATGCCGTGGTTCCTTGCGACTTTCGCGCGCCGTGAAAGTATCTGAGGTGATTGTTGCCCAGGAAGATAGTGATTGTTTCGCCACCAGGTCGCCCTACCAGAATTTGCTGATTTTGGGTGTGCTGCTCATCGGAAATCGAAGACGGATGCGCGCTCGCCGGAAAGTTCAAACCCATCTTATGGGGAGTACAAATCCCTGAAAAGGACAGCACATCGCACCTTAGTGCGCACAACGGTTGCGACAAGTCGAGCCAGACATCAGGCAGCCTGACGCATAGGTTTGGCAGGCTTTAATCTTTCTTCTGTGTATTGGAGCTCGGAGGTCTACCATGCTTCCTAAGCTCGCTCAGATTTCAAATTCAGCCGAACCTTCCGAAAGGAGGCGCGCGGAACGCCGCGTTATCTCATTCGGTTTCGATGCTGGTCGAAGCCAATCTTCCGCTCGGATTCTGATACTCGATATCTCGCCAACAGGTGCACTTCTCCAGACTTCGGCCGATCTGGGAGTTGGGGAAATCATCGACTTCGATATTCCTGAAGCAGGTCTCGTTAGGGCCGTTATCGTACGGCGTACTGCTGACAATTTCGGCGTCGAATTCATGACGCCGGTTAGTTCTGCTGTCGTGAGCGCGGTCCTGCTTGCATCCCCGGCAAAGCCACCCATTCTTGATGAGTTTGAGCTGGAAGCTGCGCGCCGCTCAGTTCCGACATATGACCCCGTT is from Qipengyuania gaetbuli and encodes:
- a CDS encoding serine hydrolase domain-containing protein translates to MTRYLLCALALLICSPSYAGDDPSLEQLLAEEVNAGVFMGNVLIADGDEVIFEASYGSANLEWGIANASDTKFQIGSLAKQINAAAILLLKERGLLDLDDPVKAHFPKAPPHWDRITLRHLLTHTSGIVNITAHSDIDRLVRLPLSQEEQFALFIEEPLEFAPGERWQYSNSGYLVLDAVIENVSGETWEEFTTSNIFAPLGMNDTGLDDLRRILPKRASGYSLSDGLLRNAEFEEVAIRKGAGGLYSTTHDLLKWQRGLFNGKLLSAASVDEMMTPAADAIRGSSYGLGFLIQDDDDGRLIWHRGSNNGFKGWVGYDPDADITVIILTNIRDSQLLDLGPRLVQVSRARATPPN
- a CDS encoding PilZ domain-containing protein codes for the protein MAKQSLSSWATITSDTFTARESRKEPRHVVHFKSALECPQGSASRALILDISRSGMRLMTSCDLKLGDKVGVCLLDGSKASGLVVRQADVQIGIEFSEPISSSAVSAIRLASLPPNSDALARPDREETIAAASTKNRPVTNADLIWIAPLWVAIKVWFFLVDAYFAISDVFGRNR
- a CDS encoding PilZ domain-containing protein yields the protein MLPKLAQISNSAEPSERRRAERRVISFGFDAGRSQSSARILILDISPTGALLQTSADLGVGEIIDFDIPEAGLVRAVIVRRTADNFGVEFMTPVSSAVVSAVLLASPAKPPILDEFELEAARRSVPTYDPVPEWLMWTVMLACCGAIALFIFALGFLPVTL